AGGGGACCCTCATTACATCACGGATGGGCTGGAAGCCTACACCCCACAGAAGTTATATTATGCGTCGACGCCAGGGCGGATGCTCAAGCTTTATCTCCGTTGGATGCGGCTGCGCGGCCATGATGTGCGGCGAATGGGCGTGAATAAGGACCTCGACTATCAGGCTGTGGTGGATAACCTGGAGCCGATCCATACTGTGATTGACGTCAGTAAATATCTGGATATCTGGGATAAAGCCGCAGAATGTCATGTCAGCCAGGGCCAGGGGCGCGGAAGTGGGACCCGTGGGCTTGTGGCGAGCCTGCCGCCGTGGCTCAGGCGGCGCGTCTCCGGGAAGTATGGCCTGACGCGTGTGCATCCTGAACCCAGGTCGCACCGTGTTGATGAGCATGATATTTTCCAGGGAGTGCAAGCATCTTAGCGTTTGGTATCTAATGTGCTTTTGCTGGTTTTGTCGTACATGGTATGGTTGTAACTAGAAAGTAACTTAATTCTCTGTGGATACGTTGTTATGAAGACTGAAAAACGACTCGCCCACGCTCATGATCGCGCTGTTGAAGTTTTGCAAAGATGTGTCACGCCAGATGGCTTCAGAGCTTCAGGTTTGGTAGCTGGTTACCCACAAATCTGGACGCGAGACAGTGCGATTACGGCACTGGGGGCTATTTCTACAGGCGACCAGGTCTTGATTGATTGTGTCCGTGCCAGCCTGCAAACGGTTGGTGCTCATCAATCTGAGCGAGGCCTCATCCCATTGAATGTCAACCCAGATACAGGCTACATCAGCACGGAGAACGCTGGTGCTGCGGATGCGAACCTGTGGTACATCATCGCGCATTATCTATATTATTTGACGGCGCATGATGATGCTTTTTTGATGGCGAATTGGGAGCGCATCACCAAAGCGCTCATCTGGCTGGAATACCAGGATATGAATGAATGCGGCTTACTGGAAATCCCAGAAGCTGCTAACTGGATGGACCTTGTTTCAGTCCGCTACAACACGCTCTACGACAATGTGCTGTATTATGCGGCGACATTGGCTTATAGCGAAATGTATAAGGCTTTGGCGCCACACTTAACGACACATCATGCCGCCTCTAATACAGCAGCAGATATCCACGAGCGGATTAATCTGTTGATGTGGATTGATCGCTGCTGGGTTGCTGATCACTTTGCTGAACATCTGGAGCGCTTGAAATCATTCCGGCTGGAATGGTTTATGCTATACCACAACATCGGGACGATCTCTAGCAGACCGTATTATCTGCCATGGGTGGCATTCCGTGAATATGGCGATTGGTGTGATACTTTAGGGAACTGTCTGGCAATCCTGACAGGGGTTGCTGATGGACATCGTACAGAGCATATCCTACGCTATATGTATCAGGTTGGCATCAGCGAGCCTTACCCGGCGAAAGCGATTCACCCGCCCATTTACCCCGGCGAAAGTAGCTGGCGCGATTATTATCGCAGTCGCAATCTGAATCTGCCGCATCAATATCATAACGGTGGTATCTGGTTGATGGTGGGCGGCTTCCATGTGGCGGCGCTTGTACGCCATAAATGGTTGAACGAAGCGGAGCGCTTACTTTTGTCTATGGCTGAGGCTAGCAAACTCGGCGCAGACCAGAAGTGGGGCTTTAACGAGTGGATGCATGGCGAGACAGGGCACCCTATGGGCTATGACAAGCAAGCATGGTCCGCGGCGATGTACCTCTATGCCGAAAATGCCGTCCAATCAGGCTCCCTTTTACTTTTTGATGAACTGCTGCAAAGTAAGCCAGAAGCCGCAGTGGCGACGGAAAACAACAGTTTTGCGATGCATGCAGGTGGTGGCCCAATCTAGCAGTTTCATGACAATCTGCTATTTGGCGTTAATATAGTAAGTCCGAGCTATTTAATTGTACACGTTTCACTTGTATTGAGAGGGTAGAGGAGATGGAGATGCGACGTTTTGCACCCCTATTTCTGGTTAGTTTACTGATTGCACTTATTAGTGGGTCCGCCTTGGCCCAGGAAGAAACAACCGTCACATGGGCCTTCTGGGGCAGTCCTGAAGAGTTGGCGACCCATGAACAGGTTGCAGCCGCTTTTATGGAAGAATACCCGGACATCAACATTGAAATCTGGCATGCTCCCTGGTCAGATTACTTCACAAACATTCAGACGCTGTGGGCCTCTGGCGATTCTTCGCAGATCCCGGATGTTGCATTCCTGACGCCGATCACCACCTATGCGTCGGATGGCGTTCTGGAGCCGCTGGATCCGTTCATTGAAGAAACTGGCTTTGACCGCGAAGATTTCTGGCCGGGTCTGCTGGAATATGCCATGTATGATGGCACCGTTTACGGCTTCCCGCGTGATATCAGCACAGAAGTCCTGTACTACAACAAAGACATCTTCGACGAAGTCGGGCTTGAGTATCCCAATGAAGATTGGACGTGGGACGACCTGCTCGCTGCTGCTGAGCAATTGACGATTGCCGCGCCGAATGGCCGCGTCAGCCGTTACGCTCTGGGTATGGAAGGTGGTAAGTATCAGTTGTGGGTGGCCCAGAATAATGGTGGCATCCTCGATGATATGGTCAACCCGACGCGCTGCACCCTGACGGAACCGGAATCTGTGGAAGCTGTTCAATTCTTCGCGGATATGATGGCGAATAACTACGCGATGCCAGATGCGAACCTGAGCCAAGCTGGTGGTGATTCCGCTGTGTTCCAGAGTGGGCAGGCTGCAATGATCATCCAGAATGCAAGCCGCGTACCCGCTTTTAACAGCGCTGGCTTGAACTATGATATTGCTGTCGTCCCGATCCCAGAAGATGGTCATCGTGCGGCTTCCGCAGCAGGCGCTGCCTGGACGATGAGTGCCTTCAGCGATAACAAAGATGCTGCCTGGACCTTCCTGAGCTGGCTGCAAAGCACAGAGGGCGGTCAGGCAATTTACACGCAATCCGGCGAAATTGTCCCGGCTCTACGTTCAACAGCGAATTCTGACGTCTTCCTGGGCAGCGAAGAACCGCCCGTGAATCGTCAGGCTTTCATCACTGAAAGTGAAAGTGCGCAGGTTGGCCGTATTGGCTTGTTCCCGGAATGGAACGAACTGAACAGCACAATCATCAGCCCAGGGATGCAGACCATCTGGTCTGGCGAAGCTTCAGTTGAAGATGCTCTGGCGAGCATTTGTGAATCGACCGATGCCTTCCTGGCTGAACACGGTTACGGTGCTGAAACAGAGTAAGTACTCTGTTTTGCCATTGTCGTCTGATGGGGCAGAGTTTTCTGCCCCATATCCTTATATGGTCACGAACATACGGCCATGCCTTCTCAATTTTAAAATGTAATGGCCGTGTAGTGTGTCGATGAGCGCAGCTTATGAATACCCAATCGCAGCAATCCCCTGCCTTTGCATCCGGTAAGACGCAACAATCCTGGAGGACATCCGCCCTGGGCCGTTTTTTGGGCCTGGACCGATGGAATCCACAGCAGCAGTCCGTAGGCTATTTGTTCCTGCTGCCGAGCTTGTTGGGCTTTACTGCCTTTGTCTTGCTCCCGGCGATTGGTTCTCTGGGGCTGAGCTTCTTCGAATGGAAGCTTACAAACACGCCCACTTTTGTTGGCTTTGATAATTATGTAGAACTTTTTACGAGAGATGCTGTCTTCCCGATTGTGTTGGGGAACACGGTTTTTTATGTCTTCGCAATTGTGCCCTTGCAGCTCATCATCGGGTTGTTGATGGCGGTCGCTTTGAATACGGGCTTAAAAGGCCTGGGTATTTACCGTCTGATTTATTTTATGCCTGTCGTGACGAATGTCGTCGCGGCGGCGATGGTCTTCCAATGGTTGTTCAACCAGGATTTTGGGTTAATTAGCTCC
The Phototrophicus methaneseepsis DNA segment above includes these coding regions:
- a CDS encoding amylo-alpha-1,6-glucosidase is translated as MKTEKRLAHAHDRAVEVLQRCVTPDGFRASGLVAGYPQIWTRDSAITALGAISTGDQVLIDCVRASLQTVGAHQSERGLIPLNVNPDTGYISTENAGAADANLWYIIAHYLYYLTAHDDAFLMANWERITKALIWLEYQDMNECGLLEIPEAANWMDLVSVRYNTLYDNVLYYAATLAYSEMYKALAPHLTTHHAASNTAADIHERINLLMWIDRCWVADHFAEHLERLKSFRLEWFMLYHNIGTISSRPYYLPWVAFREYGDWCDTLGNCLAILTGVADGHRTEHILRYMYQVGISEPYPAKAIHPPIYPGESSWRDYYRSRNLNLPHQYHNGGIWLMVGGFHVAALVRHKWLNEAERLLLSMAEASKLGADQKWGFNEWMHGETGHPMGYDKQAWSAAMYLYAENAVQSGSLLLFDELLQSKPEAAVATENNSFAMHAGGGPI
- a CDS encoding ABC transporter substrate-binding protein — its product is MRRFAPLFLVSLLIALISGSALAQEETTVTWAFWGSPEELATHEQVAAAFMEEYPDINIEIWHAPWSDYFTNIQTLWASGDSSQIPDVAFLTPITTYASDGVLEPLDPFIEETGFDREDFWPGLLEYAMYDGTVYGFPRDISTEVLYYNKDIFDEVGLEYPNEDWTWDDLLAAAEQLTIAAPNGRVSRYALGMEGGKYQLWVAQNNGGILDDMVNPTRCTLTEPESVEAVQFFADMMANNYAMPDANLSQAGGDSAVFQSGQAAMIIQNASRVPAFNSAGLNYDIAVVPIPEDGHRAASAAGAAWTMSAFSDNKDAAWTFLSWLQSTEGGQAIYTQSGEIVPALRSTANSDVFLGSEEPPVNRQAFITESESAQVGRIGLFPEWNELNSTIISPGMQTIWSGEASVEDALASICESTDAFLAEHGYGAETE